A segment of the Triticum urartu cultivar G1812 chromosome 1, Tu2.1, whole genome shotgun sequence genome:
TCCGCCAAGGGAACAACCGCAATGAAGCGAGCAAAGTAAAATCACACATTGCTGATTGCTCTGCACTGCACAAAATACTTCAGCAATAACAGTACAGTTCACCATGAAACGGCATCAAATCAAATGGTTTTTTATCAGGTGTTACAGATCACCCAAGATTTATTGAGACTGTAAACAAGGGTGAAAATACAGAATACTAGAGCAAAATGGAAACGGATCACTCAATAACTTCAATTATTACAGAGAACTGAGAAAGGGAAATGTAGACAGGTACATGATTATTCACCGAAACACCGACCAGCGCCATTTTGTCACTCATCCTGTGACATGAAGTCCGCAGATTCTCTAGTCATTTCCAGCATGGGCCGGTTGGGGTTGGGGTGTGCATTGACCATGCTCTTGAAAGCTCCCTCCGCTGCCTCCACATAGGCAGCACTGACGCCCTCGCAAAATATGACGATAGAAACGCAAGCAAGGCTGGAGAGATGCTGGATGCCAAAATCAAAACCAGCACCAACAGATTTGAACTTAGATAAATAAACATGGAGATCAAGTTTCTTCAGGTTAGGCATAGCGCCCACTTCAAACGTCAGCTGCGAAAAACTGAACTTCAACTCGAGCCTCTCTAACTGTTCAAATCCTGAACTTATGATGATAGGCCCTAAGCAGCCAGAGTAAAGCTTGAATTCAACCAGAGTTGGTATGCTTCCAACTGTACGCAGATCATCTTGCTCTATCTCATCCCCACCACTGATATATAATTTTTCTAGGTTGGCAAGTGAAAGCAGCCATTTGTTCATCCAACACATGCGTCCACGGCGGAGATAGACCTCTCGGATGCTATTGAGAGCAGGCAAGAACGGATGTCCTATGAAGCCATCCTTTTCTCTCAAATAAAATGTAACATAGAGGTTGCTAAGTCTGCCTGCATCCAGTTTAGAGAGGGAGGACACCAACCTTTTTTCCTTGGAACTTCCCTTGCCAGATTTAAGAATATCATTGGTGTCCCAAATAATTCCCAGCTTACGCAAACCCGTTAATTTGCCCAGCTCATTCAGAAAGTTAACTGATTGGCTGAAGGCATTTATATCACCAAGCTCTTGCAACCTCTTCATATTTCCAATAAGATCAGGCAATTTAGTTTCATCTGAAACAAACAGACGCTGCAGTTGTCTTAGACGAGTAATGGATCCAGGCATCTCAACTAATTCCGTAAATGATGCATCAAGTGTTTCTAGGAACCCCATATCTCCAATCTGTATGGGAAGCTCAGTTACATCTGTTCCAGAGATGTTCAAGTACCTTAATAGAGGATTTCTTCCAATATCTTTGACATGATGATTCCCCAACTCCGAGCAATCTTGTACGTCGAGCACACGCAGAGCATTTGACTTCACAGAGGAAATTAATTGCCCAAGATGCCCAGAAGCACCGAGAGATCGAGCATGCGATAAATCCAGTTGTGCGATACATGATGGATCTTTATTTGCAAACAGAGAGAGACGACGTACTTTGTAATCTAGCCTTGATTGATTACTTGTCAAAGTACAAAAATTCTCTTCCATGGACTTTATCATGAGGAAATCAAGGATAACATTGTGGACTCTGTAGAACCGTGCCTTACCATCATATGGCACGCCCACTGATTCTATTAAACTTCTGTTAACAAGCTCATATAAATATCTCTCTCCTACTTGAACAAGATCTTCCCCATCTTGATAGCGAATGAAGCCCTCTGAAATCCATCTGTGTACTAACCGCTCCTTTTCAATCAAACAATCTTCGGGAAACATAGCCAAATACAATAGACAACTTCTTAGATGAGGGGGAAGGTCAAAGTAACTCAGAGATAATATGTATTTCATAGCATCAATGTCAGGCTTCTTGTGTCTTTCTGCAAAGACACTAGAGAGTCCCACGTGACCCCACTCTTCTTTGTTTTCCTCAGCAGCCAGCAATATAGATATGGCATTGATGGCCAGTGGTAAACCACCACATTTTTTTAAGACATCCTTCGAGACTTCTTTCAATTCAGGGGGAACTCCCTTTTCATGACCAAATACTCGGTTCAAAAATAGCTTCTCCGAGTCAGCAACACTAAGTGGTTGGATATTGTAGACAAGATCCCCGTTAGAAGAGCAACATGATTTAGCTACATCATAAATACGTGTTGTGGTCATTATTACACTGCCACAACTATTCTTGCATAACGCACATTTCAAAACATCCCATGTCTTCATATCCCATATATCATCGATTATCACAAAGTACCTGCAAAGTATAGGAAAAAATTATTCAATATTTTTTCTGACAAAAACAAATGCACAGTAGATGGCCCATCCATTTACCAAGGATAAATTTGGTCATACAAATTATAATAGTTCTAATCTTAATTAGCGAGTTACTAGGTGTGTGAAAAGTAAGGTTATGAATTTCGGTACTCCTTTTCAATAAATTAGATTAATTCCTATTTTGGGTTCCTTGTTATGTTCCCATGACAAAGTTTACTCTCTTGTCTCTCTGCACACGGTCGCCCGTCAGTGCCTTCTTCCCCAACATCGAGAACAGTGGGTCCCAGGCGTGTTAGACGGTAGTGTGCGAGCAGGTGGCCGTGCATGAGCTCCTGGTGTGGAGTATGGTGTGGGAGGCGAAGGTGGAGGCAATGGCAGCAAAGCGGAGGCGGCGAGTCTGAACCCTGAACGCCCTTGCTGCCAGGAGGTCCGAACGCCTGGCCGGAACAGCAGTACGGTGACTGCAGCAAACGTCGTGTCGCACGGACGCAGACTGCAGCGGCCAGCGGGTGTCGTGCCGCGCAGGCGAGGACTACAGCGAGTGTGGTCCGTGCCTGTCAAATTGCCTTTCATCGTAATCGTAGCCAACAACATCCCCCGAGCCATGCCAAATTGCTGTTAGGCTCCACCTCGTCTAGATGAATTCTCCCCGCGAAGGAATGCCAAGGGAGCTCCCATGCAGTTCTCGTCTTCTTTGTATCTGGTGGAATTCCACCGCTCTGCCGATCTACACATCTTGCCTCCCGTTCTCTTGTGATGTCCACCGATGTCGCCAACTTCAGCAGGGTGGAATTTACTTAATAACTCCCATCCGCACTAAAGGAACCATTTTGTTTGAATAACCAACTAACTCAACTGAAGTTCCTATCGTTACACATACTGCAGTCTCACGGAAAATAAATTTTACATAGCAAATCAAATACGTTTGTATAGATGAGAGAGCAAAATTAGAAGATATAAAAACCATTAGTTAGCCTCATTATGCTCCCCTGGTATCCAATCTATTTTAGTAGTACGACCAATCAAGTGTCCAAAAGAAAAAGAGTAGTACTACCAATCGCAACACGACTAAAATGTTATTAAAACTATCTTTTGAATAACGGACGTAGGCACTAGCTAGTGGCATTGCGTACATACATACCTTTTATCTTGTAGGAGATCTCTGATTTGATCGACGAGTTTTGGAATCTCGCTTTCATCGGAAGAATAATCTTGAGCGTGGAATTGAGACAGTACACATTTTAAAATGGTTGCCATATCAGGGCTTCGTGAAATTGATACAAAAGCCCGATATTCAAAGTTTATTCTAAGCTCGTCGTAGACCTGTTTGGCAAGAGTTGTCTTCCCTAAACCCGCACAACCAACAATAGAGACAACCTTCTGTTCATCCTCCCCGTTTCTCAGCCACTTAACAAGCTCATATTTCGGACCATCAATGCCTACAAGGTCGGCTGCACATGTATCGACTGTGCACAATCTAGGGTCAACGAATTCTGTTCTTGCGGGACAGACATCCTCAACCCTGCAGTATCTTTCACATCTATCATGGGCCTCCAGGATTTGGCTCTTGATGTCTCTCATATCTTTGGCTATCTGATGGCGGTTCTTGACGGGTAACAAATTATTGAATTTGATCATGTGCTTCTTGATGCCACTCTTGGGACAGGCGTGATGGAGCATAAGTGACATGGAGTTGTCAATCTTGTCCTCAATATCATATGAGAGCTCCCGCACAAAGTCAGCACAACTCTTGTCAAACTGTTCATGTTCCTCCGTGTCCGCCACCATGAGGAGGAATGATTGCATGGCCCTGAGGACATCATGGATGATAATGATGTCGCGGCCAACACCTCTGAGCAGCTTGTATTCTAAAATGGTTCGCAACTTTGTCTGGAGGGAACCCATTGCTCCCGTGGATGCGCTCACCAGACATGGTGCCATTGTTGCTCAGTGCTCACTCAGAGTTGTTCACTCTCCATAGTTCCGTATCAGCTCTGAAATGGCAAATTAACGCATCGGTGGTGTGGACGGGTAAAGATGCATGTTTCCTTTTATATAGGCAATCTGCTAAACAATTCAGAGTTCAGACCTCGGTGGATTGAACGGCATACAGGCAAGGGTCGTCGGTGGAGCTAGCACCAAACCGTCGAGCGTACAGTGAAGAGTGGCCCAAAATCAAGATCCTGGTACAACACAAAATGAATACCAAATCCACACCAATTAGAACCGAGGAAGCGCAAAGCAACCCCGAGCCGGGAACCAAGCACAAGAGATCCTAGCTAGACAAAGACAAGTACCTAGTGCTTGATCCAAGCTCCATGGGCGTGATGCTTGGAGCCGTCGTAGCTGCCCATCCGAGACCGTGGCGTATGCCCCCAAACAgggggctcggcggcggcgctcgCTCGGGCTCGAGCTTCGCGGTCGTCTGGATCTAGCTAGAAGGGGGGAGCAGGACTGTTGGAAGAAAGGGGATTTTTTGCTGTACGCGACCAAACTGAATCGGAGACTGGAGACAAGGGAACGAGGTCCCCTAACGTACACTGCAGAGAGACGTTGATGCGTCTAGGCCGTTCTTTTCGCATCCAACGGCAGGAGGTGAAAACACAACTCATAACAGCATCTCTACAGATCCAATAAAAGGGGCCATCCCGAATAATAACAGTGCTTCTTATGGAGCTGTCATTCGTTGCAGCAGCCGTTGCTCGAATGGAGCATGTAGCTGACGTGGTTACTACTGAATCGGAAGCGCCGCGTCAAGGACTTTTGCTCCTTCAGAGTCAGGGATGTGAGAAGGTTGTGGTCCAAACTGATAACGTGACTACTGTTGATGCACTAAATAAAAACGAGGGTTACTCGTTGGTTGGTGGTTGCACCGATTCTCAATCTCAATGAATGTCCAAGTCTACTTGCCAATTCCGGAAAGGTTCTTACTGAACATTGTAATAGGGAGTTGAATATGGTTGCCCATGAGCTAGCTAGTTTTGGGAGGTCTAATCCATCGATGTTGTGGTCGGATACACCACCACGTTTTATTTTGTCTTTATTTATTAGCAGATGATGTACTTGTGATTTAAGTTAATAAAGCTTGTCATGCAGGCCTTCCCCTAAAAAAAGGGTCATCCGGAATAATAACCGCCGATTTAGCAGACGAGAGTGTTTTTTCCGCTCCGAATAGATCCCGCAAAGTCGATCATCCTGTAAACTCTTTTGCGGGATCCTGCATAGTTCGTGTCGTTTCCGTCATATCTACGGGATTCGGCCCTTTTTTTCGGTTCCCCTATCCTTTGCGCCAAGAAAACTTCGGCCACCTTCCGTTCCTACCTCATGCACCGTCGACGCCTCCGATCTCACCTCCGACTTCGCCGTCCGGCCTCGCCGCGCTGCCAACCACCCGGATGGAGTACCCACAACATCGGGGTGCCCCATATCATGTGTCACCGCCAATAAGTATGCCAACACTCAGTCCTCTAGCACTTCCCGCGGTCGTGCATCCAGGTGCCACCCCAACATCTAACGTTGCCGACAGCAAGAGGAAGCGACACGGGAATCACCTCGTTCAAGGGGGCATAGCCGGCGCGGCACCATCTCCTTCCGTCCCCGCTCTGGTTCCTCTCGTCGTGGCCGCTGGCTCAAGGAAGAAGACCGCCTTCACCGCCCAGTCCAATGCGCTGGCAAAGCCCTCGAGGAAGAAGGTGGTCACGGCAAGAGGCCGggctcctcctccacctccggCAGGCCACATTCTCCCCGATCGCGGCCACTTCACCAGTCACGCTTACCATGTGTTCGATGAAACGTCCACGAGGTAAAAAAATATTTTGCTCGAAACGCTCCGGTGATCTTTGCTGCGACTTTGAAGCACCTGTTTGAGCTTTTCCCAATGAAATTTGTAGCCaaagtgtaggatcgaaagtatgtctagaggggggtgattagactacttgaccaaataaaaacttaaacttaaccttttcccaattttagttcttggcagattttagctaatttaggacaagtcaagcaatcatcacataattcaagcaagcatgcaaagagtatataggcagcggaaaagtaaagcatgcaacttgcaagaatgtaaagggaagggtttggagaattcaaacgcaattggagacacggatgtttttcccgtggttcggataggtggtgctatcctacatccacgttgatggagacttcaacccacgaagggtaacggttgcgcgagtccacacagggctccacccaagggtaacggttgcgcgagtccacacagggctccacccacgaagggtccacgaagaagcaaccacccacaaagggtccacgaagaagcaaccttgtctatcccaccatggccatcgcccacacaggacttgcctcactagcggtagatcttcacgaagtaggcgatctccttgcccttacaaactccttggttcaactccacaatcttgtcggaggctcccaagtgacacctagccaatctaggagacaccactctccaagaagtaacaaatggtgtgtagtaatgaactccttgctcttgtgcttcaaatgatagtctccccaacactcaactctctctcataggatttggatttgtggaaagaagatttgagtggaaagcaacttggaaggctagagatcaagattcatatggtaggaatggaatatcttggtctcaacacatgagtaggtggttctctctcagaacatatgagttggaatggtgtgtgtgttctgatggctctctcgaatgagaaggaggtggaggggtatatatagcctccacacaaaatccaaccgttacacagttttccaatctcggtgggaccgaatcaataaactcggtcggaccgaaaatgtaaacctagtgaccgttagagattttcggtgggactgacatgcaactcggtaggaccgatatggttagggtttgggcataacgtaatctcggtgagaccgattacacaaactcggtgagaccgaatttggtaattagctaaccagagagttggtcaggcaaactcggtgggaccgatttgctctttcggtgagaccgagtggaactcggtgagaccgaaaagttacaaaggggaaacactgagtttacattgcaatctcggtgggaccgattcgctctttcggtgagaccgaaaagttacgaaagggaaacagagagtttgcaatcccatctcggtgagaccgagatccctatcggttgAACCGAagtgctagggtttggcagtggcttatgacaagtgaaactcggtggcgccggatagaaagaatcggtatgaccgagtttggcttagggtttaggtcatatgtggatatcggaaagtagttgagggttttggagcatatcactaagcacatgaagcaagaggctcattaagcaacacctcatccctccttgatagtattggcttttcctaaagactcaatgtgatcttggatcactaaaatataaaatgaagagtcttgagctttgagcttgagccaatcctttgtccttagcattttgagggttccactttcacatccatgccatgccaatcattgagctttcctgaaataattcatcttggaatagctagcattagctcaatgagctatatgttgttatgaattaccaaaaccacctagggatagttgcactttcaatctccccctttttggtaattgatgacaacatatagatcaaagcttcgacaaatgataataagcatgaaatatatcgtcgctttgagaaatatgtgataagtaagagctccccctaaatttgtgcatatttaaaatttgctttggactacaaatgcacaaagagttagagtcatggttactcttccatgtcacatacatcttggtggagcgctcaaaatgataagaatgaaatacatgcactcatcaccaagaaaagtgaatgatcacacaagatagataGTATGATAGcaataagcaagcattaagtgtagcttatgatcaaacacatgatcatcaatgtctcacaaataatgacgtagtatctcaagcactcaaaagcaaacaagtttgaaaaaccaccaaataaagcaagagagaaaagcaacacactctctctcgaagcctatgatctatacatcttctccccctttggcaacaagttaccaaaaagttcctagaaaatgcatagtgctaaatcgacgctcaagcttgatcttctggtggtggtggagtccggatcactccaaggacgaaggcttcggtagatgctgaagtagacgctggagttggagctgaagtagatgatggagctgaggctgtagctggtgctgaagtggtggctctggtgtcagcaactggcacggcagatgacctcgggcctcgtggcactctggaaaaggcatgagtggtagtcctgcctctcctctcctgcatgtcctcctggagctgctccactgcagactgaacttccgttactttgacatccaagtcatagaacttctgttccatgattctctctaggctctgctgattctgagtgagggtggccagactttgctcaatcctcagcgtggatgcaatcaagtaaccaagctgctcttgtttggtcttcaagaaatactcagatgcctcctcttgagtaggcatcttcgCAGCTTtatccttcctcgccttctccttctttgcaaatgcttgggcaga
Coding sequences within it:
- the LOC125542789 gene encoding disease resistance protein RGA5-like isoform X2, whose protein sequence is MAPCLVSASTGAMGSLQTKLRTILEYKLLRGVGRDIIIIHDVLRAMQSFLLMVADTEEHEQFDKSCADFVRELSYDIEDKIDNSMSLMLHHACPKSGIKKHMIKFNNLLPVKNRHQIAKDMRDIKSQILEAHDRCERYCRVEDVCPARTEFVDPRLCTVDTCAADLVGIDGPKYELVKWLRNGEDEQKVVSIVGCAGLGKTTLAKQVYDELRINFEYRAFVSISRSPDMATILKCVLSQFHAQDYSSDESEIPKLVDQIRDLLQDKRYFVIIDDIWDMKTWDVLKCALCKNSCGSVIMTTTRIYDVAKSCCSSNGDLVYNIQPLSVADSEKLFLNRVFGHEKGVPPELKEVSKDVLKKCGGLPLAINAISILLAAEENKEEWGHVGLSSVFAERHKKPDIDAMKYILSLSYFDLPPHLRSCLLYLAMFPEDCLIEKERLVHRWISEGFIRYQDGEDLVQVGERYLYELVNRSLIESVGVPYDGKARFYRVHNVILDFLMIKSMEENFCTLTSNQSRLDYKVRRLSLFANKDPSCIAQLDLSHARSLGASGHLGQLISSVKSNALRVLDVQDCSELGNHHVKDIGRNPLLRYLNISGTDVTELPIQIGDMGFLETLDASFTELVEMPGSITRLRQLQRLFVSDETKLPDLIGNMKRLQELGDINAFSQSVNFLNELGKLTGLRKLGIIWDTNDILKSGKGSSKEKRLVSSLSKLDAGRLSNLYVTFYLREKDGFIGHPFLPALNSIREVYLRRGRMCWMNKWLLSLANLEKLYISGGDEIEQDDLRTVGSIPTLVEFKLYSGCLGPIIISSGFEQLERLELKFSFSQLTFEVGAMPNLKKLDLHVYLSKFKSVGAGFDFGIQHLSSLACVSIVIFCEGVSAAYVEAAEGAFKSMVNAHPNPNRPMLEMTRESADFMSQDE
- the LOC125542789 gene encoding disease resistance protein RGA5-like isoform X1 translates to MHLYPSTPPCLVSASTGAMGSLQTKLRTILEYKLLRGVGRDIIIIHDVLRAMQSFLLMVADTEEHEQFDKSCADFVRELSYDIEDKIDNSMSLMLHHACPKSGIKKHMIKFNNLLPVKNRHQIAKDMRDIKSQILEAHDRCERYCRVEDVCPARTEFVDPRLCTVDTCAADLVGIDGPKYELVKWLRNGEDEQKVVSIVGCAGLGKTTLAKQVYDELRINFEYRAFVSISRSPDMATILKCVLSQFHAQDYSSDESEIPKLVDQIRDLLQDKRYFVIIDDIWDMKTWDVLKCALCKNSCGSVIMTTTRIYDVAKSCCSSNGDLVYNIQPLSVADSEKLFLNRVFGHEKGVPPELKEVSKDVLKKCGGLPLAINAISILLAAEENKEEWGHVGLSSVFAERHKKPDIDAMKYILSLSYFDLPPHLRSCLLYLAMFPEDCLIEKERLVHRWISEGFIRYQDGEDLVQVGERYLYELVNRSLIESVGVPYDGKARFYRVHNVILDFLMIKSMEENFCTLTSNQSRLDYKVRRLSLFANKDPSCIAQLDLSHARSLGASGHLGQLISSVKSNALRVLDVQDCSELGNHHVKDIGRNPLLRYLNISGTDVTELPIQIGDMGFLETLDASFTELVEMPGSITRLRQLQRLFVSDETKLPDLIGNMKRLQELGDINAFSQSVNFLNELGKLTGLRKLGIIWDTNDILKSGKGSSKEKRLVSSLSKLDAGRLSNLYVTFYLREKDGFIGHPFLPALNSIREVYLRRGRMCWMNKWLLSLANLEKLYISGGDEIEQDDLRTVGSIPTLVEFKLYSGCLGPIIISSGFEQLERLELKFSFSQLTFEVGAMPNLKKLDLHVYLSKFKSVGAGFDFGIQHLSSLACVSIVIFCEGVSAAYVEAAEGAFKSMVNAHPNPNRPMLEMTRESADFMSQDE